The following proteins are encoded in a genomic region of Thunnus maccoyii chromosome 8, fThuMac1.1, whole genome shotgun sequence:
- the gar1 gene encoding H/ACA ribonucleoprotein complex subunit 1, with translation MSFRGGGGRGGGFNRGGGGGRGGGGGYGGGRGGGGYGGGRGGGFGRGGGRGGFNRQQDYGPPEHVVALGEFMHPCEDEIVCKCTTDENKVPYFNAPVYLENKEQIGKVDEIFGQLRDFYFSVKLSENMKASSFKKLQKFYIDPMKLLPLQRFLPRPPGEKGPPRGGRGGGRGGGRGGGGRGGGFRGGRGGGGRGGGFGGGGRGGGFRGGGGRGFRGGR, from the exons atgtctttcagaggaggaggtggacgAGGTGGAGGGTTTAAccgtggtggaggaggaggtagaggaggaggaggaggatatgGTGGAggcagaggtggaggaggatATGGTGGAGGCAGAGGTGGTGGATTTGGACGGGGTGGTGGCAGAGGTGGTTTTAACAGACAGCAGGACTACGGACCTCCAGAGCATGTTGTTG CACTGGGAGAGTTCATGCATCCATGTGAGGATGaaattgtgtgtaaatgtacaacagatgaaaacaagGTTCCCTACTTCAACGCTCCGGTATACTTGGAAAACAAGGAGCAGATAGGAAAGGTGGATGAGATATTCGGCCAGCTGCGGGACTTT TATTTTTCAGTCAAACTTTCTGAAAATATGAAGGCATCTTCATTCAAGAAATTGCAGAAG TTTTACATAGATCCAATGAAGCTCCTCCCGCTGCAGAGATTCCTCCCCAGGCCGCCAGGAGAAAAGGGTCCACCAAGAGGAGGCCGAGGCGGGGgtagaggtggaggaagaggtggTGGTGGACGTGGAG GCGGATTCCGAGGTggcagaggaggaggcggcAGGGGTGGAGGATTTGGAGGTGGTGGACGTGGAGGCGGCTTCAGAGGTGGCGGAGGACGCGGATTCAGAG GTGGGAGATGA
- the LOC121901686 gene encoding alcohol dehydrogenase class-3-like translates to MSTAGQVIKCKAAVAWESGKPLSIEDVEVAPPKVHEVRIKIVATGVCHTDWEYLYETGKGMKFRPFPLVLGHEAAGEVESVGPEVTDFSPGDKVIPLFLPQCQQCERCLSSKTNLCRKNWANTQVGVLADGTSRISCNGQQVYQFLGVSSFSQYTVVPDTSLAKIRADAPLHKVCLLGCGVSTGYGAAVNTGKVEKDSSCAVFGLGAVGLAAIMGCQISRAKRIIGVDINPDKFEKAKMFGATEFVNPREHSKNIQDVLVEMTDGGVDFAFECVGSPAVMTSALESTTDAWGLCVIVGWTETEAMNVVVEKILMGRTLKGTYFGGWKSVQDVPKLVDDYMNKKLKLDEFITHKLPLDQINKAFELLKLGTSIRTVISLWPEKANPEMAS, encoded by the exons ATGTCAACAGCAGGGCAG gtCATCAAATGCAAAGCAGCTGTTGCATGGGAGTCAGGGAAGCCCCTCTCCATTGAAGATGTGGAGGTGGCCCCTCCTAAAGTCCATGAAGTCCGCATTAAG ATTGTTGCCACAGGTGTGTGCCACACAGACTGGGAATACCTGTATGAGACAGGAAAAGGGATGAAGTTTAGACCGTTCCCATTAGTTCTCGGCCACGAAGCAGCAGGAGAAGTGGAGAGTGTTGGTCCAGAAGTCACCGATTTCTCACCAG GGGACAAAGTTATTCCTCTTTTTCTGCCACAGTGTCAGCAATGTGAACGATGTCTCAGTTCTAAAACAAATCTTTGCAGAAAGAACTG GGCAAATACACAAGTGGGTGTATTGGCTGATGGCACAAGCAGGATATCTTGCAATGGGCAGCAGGTGTACCAGTTCCTTGGTGTCAGTTCTTTCTCCCAGTATACCGTAGTTCCCGACACCTCACTTGCAAAGATAAGAGCCGATGCACCACTGCACAAAGTGTGCCTACTGGGCTGTGGTGTCTCTACTGGTTATGGCGCTGCTGTTAACACAGGCAAG GTCGAAAAAGATTCCTCGTGTGCCGTGTTCGGGCTTGGAGCTGTTGGTCTGGCTGCCATCATGGGCTGCCAAATTTCCAGGGCAAAAAGGATTATTGGGGTTGACATCAACCCTGACAAGTTTGAGAAAGCCAAAATGTTTGGAGCCACTGAATTCGTCAACCCCAGAGAGCATAGCAAGAACATCCAGGATGTTCTGGTAGAGATGACAGACGGAGGGGTGGACTTTGCTTTTGAGTGTGTCGGTAGTCCAGCTGTCATG ACCTCTGCGCTGGAGTCTACAACAGATGCCTGGGGCCTGTGTGTCATCGTTGggtggacagagacagaggcaaTGAACGTTGTGGTTGAAAAGATCCTGATGGGACGCACATTGAAGGGGACATATTTTGGAG GGTGGAAGAGCGTGCAGGATGTGCCTAAACTAGTAGACGACTACATGAACAAGAAGCTGAAGCTGGATGAGTTTATCACCCACAAACTCCCACTGGATCAAATCAATAAGGCTTTTGAACTTTTGAAGCTTGGGACAAG catccgTACTGTAATCAGTCTTTGGCCAGAGAAGGCTAATCCTGAGATGGCTTCATGA